The following coding sequences lie in one Sporocytophaga myxococcoides DSM 11118 genomic window:
- a CDS encoding T9SS type A sorting domain-containing protein translates to MRIISLLLFFIISVHRLQAAVYFVDNVNDSGPGSFRQAILEANSFPDQDFILFTVPSVSNIRISLMTQLPDIIGPVYINGMEQGGIGYSGPPPVEIDGNGLTLNEAGIRILASQCTVTGLSIGGFDTGIHIQGDNNYIFGNYIGLFRDGSVNPNTIGINLNAANNNIIGSDLNGKGDSREMNIISGNATGIRLNQSTLNSINSNLIGTDITGTLAIPNTENGIELISNSNTNSIGRNSPFARNVISGNGSNGISINASNGNSVIGNLIGTDITGNAGIPNIISGIELVDSDNTVIGGALISERNIISKNQLHGILLKGNSNQNEVYNNYIGLGSDGTTALGNGSDGIRIAEGAGRNFIGFSGDRANVIAHNSGNGINVTTDGGSGNGFLGNSIYNNALLGIDLNNDGVTANELKDIDTGPNKLQNFPVLESVIINPSDVNINGTMFGEPLTFYELEFFSNSIPDPSGYGEGSEYIGTTVVTTDADGKAEFNLVLFESVPSSSFISSTATGPDFSTSEFSGPYDGTLPVTLLSFELQAKEGIAILQWKVALERNVKHYAIYSSENGIDFDSIGHVPSNGNQSYQYSDYINYKERLYYKFKTTDYDGSYSFSPVKYLGGHDQVKSSFIHPNPCSSNFIINLSGYDQDEISIKVVGVDGKIVFDESYVNMYTISIPTNSYASGLYYVLIYSEKDFESIPLNVVK, encoded by the coding sequence ATGAGGATTATAAGTTTACTGTTATTTTTTATTATCAGCGTTCACAGGTTACAAGCTGCGGTTTATTTTGTGGATAATGTTAATGATTCCGGACCTGGATCATTCAGACAGGCGATTCTGGAAGCTAATTCTTTTCCTGATCAAGACTTCATATTATTCACAGTGCCTTCCGTCAGTAATATCAGAATATCACTTATGACTCAACTTCCCGATATTATAGGTCCTGTATATATCAATGGAATGGAACAAGGTGGTATAGGGTATTCTGGCCCTCCTCCTGTGGAAATAGATGGCAATGGCCTTACACTTAATGAAGCCGGAATAAGAATATTAGCTTCCCAATGCACTGTAACAGGGTTAAGTATTGGTGGGTTTGATACAGGTATTCATATCCAGGGAGACAATAATTATATATTCGGAAACTATATTGGTTTATTCAGAGATGGAAGTGTTAATCCAAATACAATAGGGATTAATCTTAATGCAGCTAACAATAATATTATAGGTTCTGACCTGAATGGTAAAGGTGATAGTAGGGAAATGAATATAATCTCCGGAAATGCTACAGGAATAAGGTTAAATCAAAGTACTTTAAATTCTATTAATAGTAACCTGATAGGTACGGATATCACCGGAACTCTTGCTATTCCTAATACAGAGAATGGTATTGAACTCATATCTAACTCCAATACAAATTCTATTGGACGGAATTCCCCGTTTGCTAGAAATGTCATATCAGGTAATGGCAGTAATGGGATAAGCATCAATGCCTCAAATGGTAATTCTGTTATAGGAAATCTTATTGGAACAGACATAACAGGAAATGCAGGAATACCTAACATCATTTCTGGAATAGAATTAGTGGATTCTGATAATACTGTTATCGGAGGGGCTTTGATATCAGAGCGCAATATCATTTCAAAAAATCAGTTGCATGGAATTTTGTTAAAGGGCAATTCGAACCAGAACGAGGTTTATAATAATTATATTGGATTGGGAAGCGACGGTACAACTGCTTTAGGTAATGGTTCAGATGGAATCAGAATAGCTGAAGGTGCCGGAAGAAACTTTATTGGCTTTTCCGGTGATAGAGCTAACGTTATTGCACATAACAGCGGAAACGGAATCAATGTCACCACAGACGGTGGAAGTGGAAATGGCTTCCTTGGTAATTCAATTTATAATAATGCCTTGTTAGGAATTGATCTGAACAATGATGGTGTTACAGCCAATGAACTAAAGGATATTGACACAGGCCCTAATAAACTGCAAAATTTTCCGGTGCTTGAATCAGTTATCATCAACCCCTCTGATGTGAATATAAATGGTACTATGTTCGGAGAACCATTAACATTTTATGAGCTGGAATTCTTTTCAAATTCAATACCTGACCCTTCAGGTTATGGAGAAGGATCTGAATATATAGGCACTACAGTTGTCACAACTGATGCAGATGGAAAAGCAGAATTTAACCTTGTTCTTTTCGAAAGCGTACCTAGCTCCAGTTTTATTTCATCTACAGCGACCGGCCCTGATTTCAGTACTTCTGAATTTAGCGGTCCTTATGATGGAACACTTCCGGTAACACTGTTAAGTTTTGAGCTACAGGCTAAAGAAGGTATAGCTATACTTCAATGGAAAGTAGCTTTGGAAAGAAATGTAAAGCACTATGCAATTTATTCTTCTGAAAATGGAATTGATTTTGATTCCATAGGTCATGTTCCTTCTAATGGAAATCAATCCTATCAATACAGTGATTATATTAATTATAAAGAGAGACTATATTATAAATTTAAGACCACAGACTATGATGGTTCCTATTCCTTCAGTCCTGTCAAATATCTGGGAGGTCATGATCAGGTAAAATCATCATTCATACACCCCAACCCATGTAGTAGTAATTTTATCATAAATTTATCGGGATATGATCAGGATGAAATTTCCATAAAGGTTGTGGGTGTGGATGGCAAGATTGTTTTTGATGAATCATATGTAAACATGTATACCATTTCAATTCCTACTAACTCTTATGCTTCAGGTTTGTATTATGTACTTATATATTCTGAAAAGGATTTTGAAAGTATTCCTTTAAATGTTGTGAAATAA
- a CDS encoding PorP/SprF family type IX secretion system membrane protein: MKKYYLSAVLVLVCSVFALGQQKPQYSLYMVNPFMLNPAVSGTEDYTDIRLGFRKQWVGFEGAPRTMYLSAHTALGRGRVTNNRSKNKKNGFHGVGAIISNDVIGPTKNTTIDLAYSYHLQFAKNLYASLGIMGGLQQYSLNANMLHTANPDDALLQSSTNTSLADINTGFWVYSDKFFIGGSMVQVMPQNLYNKKDGVVSEGKLSQHYFVMAGYRFPIGYDFALIPSFCVKSVSPAPISYDINAKLRYRDFLWAGVSYRNTDAIAFLAGVIINNTWDISYAYDYTTSDIRLYSAGSHEIVVGYRLKMKNRVICPSHFW, translated from the coding sequence ATGAAAAAATATTACTTATCAGCGGTACTTGTTTTGGTATGTTCGGTATTTGCTTTGGGACAGCAGAAGCCGCAATACTCTCTGTATATGGTTAATCCATTTATGCTGAACCCTGCAGTTTCAGGAACTGAAGATTACACAGACATCAGATTAGGTTTCCGGAAGCAGTGGGTTGGATTTGAAGGTGCTCCTCGTACAATGTACCTGAGTGCTCACACTGCTCTTGGAAGGGGCAGGGTTACCAATAACAGGTCAAAAAATAAAAAAAATGGGTTTCATGGAGTCGGTGCTATAATATCTAACGATGTTATCGGGCCAACTAAAAACACAACCATAGATCTTGCTTATTCTTATCATCTGCAATTCGCCAAAAATCTATATGCTTCATTAGGTATCATGGGAGGACTTCAGCAGTACTCTTTAAATGCCAATATGCTGCATACTGCAAACCCTGATGATGCTTTGCTTCAAAGTTCAACCAATACATCTCTTGCAGATATCAATACTGGTTTCTGGGTGTATTCTGATAAATTTTTTATAGGAGGTTCTATGGTTCAGGTGATGCCACAAAATCTTTACAATAAAAAAGATGGAGTTGTTTCTGAAGGTAAACTATCTCAGCATTATTTTGTAATGGCAGGTTATAGATTCCCTATCGGATATGACTTCGCTCTTATCCCATCTTTCTGCGTAAAATCAGTTTCTCCGGCACCCATTTCTTATGATATTAATGCAAAGCTTCGTTACAGAGATTTCTTATGGGCTGGTGTATCTTATCGTAATACAGATGCGATCGCATTTCTTGCAGGTGTTATCATCAACAATACATGGGATATCAGCTATGCATACGATTATACAACAAGTGATATAAGACTTTACAGTGCTGGTTCTCATGAGATCGTTGTGGGATACAGACTGAAGATGAAGAACAGGGTTATTTGTCCTTCGCACTTCTGGTAA
- a CDS encoding T9SS type A sorting domain-containing protein: MLRRFGYGTLKTSFGTFNNVIRIKVTSISNIEITGSDSYSTTIDAYGYFIPGYTNPLFGILEATLNGPEGESSFNAVIAYDLTSLTSNKNTYLQNLKLSVSPNPASDLISVDFKDLASDNYTLRITEQNGAVVKENNIYAAKGESHNIDISDLKNGLYFLEVSSDNGKAVKKIVKL; encoded by the coding sequence ATGCTCAGAAGGTTTGGTTATGGCACCCTAAAAACTTCCTTTGGAACATTCAACAATGTAATTCGAATTAAAGTAACCAGTATCTCCAACATAGAAATTACAGGCTCCGATAGTTATTCAACAACCATTGATGCATATGGATACTTTATTCCGGGATATACCAATCCATTGTTTGGCATTCTTGAAGCAACGCTTAATGGGCCGGAAGGAGAGTCTTCATTTAATGCGGTTATTGCATATGACCTTACATCCCTGACTTCAAATAAAAATACCTATTTGCAGAATTTAAAACTATCAGTAAGCCCTAACCCAGCTTCTGACCTGATATCTGTTGACTTTAAAGATCTTGCTTCGGACAATTATACATTAAGGATTACAGAGCAAAATGGGGCTGTTGTAAAAGAAAACAATATCTATGCTGCAAAAGGTGAAAGCCACAACATTGATATCTCCGATCTAAAAAATGGTTTATACTTCCTTGAAGTATCTTCTGACAATGGAAAAGCTGTTAAGAAAATTGTAAAGCTATAA
- a CDS encoding DUF7619 domain-containing protein — translation MKKQLLLIILLLIFNFSYGQRAAIPDLIFKNYIQQKFPQCIESDSLKITCADTITGYIRLDSLGIESLEGIQYMQSISGLLCRNNKLNALPGLPKNLVDLYCANNNLTQLPALPEKLEILVCDNNPLTSLPQLPAPLFILHCANAKLSALPQLPKLQHLLVPNNSISTLPTLPTSLTLLDISNNNIDAIGYFPSKLKVVSVSNNKLKCLPRMPDLVKLYCKGNPLTCLPNIPTTLNEFQSPTDEICVAENVNGCTSYPHIKGIVFIDRNNNLIRDENEPGVANAKVSVDDGSVVVETNHLGEYAVVLGAGVHTLALNQDILFHNDILHTVTDPDSIYEFPVPYLEPVNNLKIAITPISFARPGFITGYKVMLQNSGNNFVNNAQLSFNYPSLLDFIKTDVQFSSHISNVLTWNLGSASPGEKKEIRVYFQVPAETDLIGTEYIVSAEGKGNSEENILLSNQVSYTSLITGSYDPNDKTVAPKGPISENQVLQGQFLDYTIRFQNTGTDTAFTVIVRDTLEDKFDLSSIELISASHNYEFLQRGKALRWTFTDINLPDSVKNEPESHGYVRFRVKLKNTLVNGNVISNYGAIYFDFNDPIITDTVSTEINSDVVAGLTPNKLKRLSVYPQPAKDIVFINDNFNTSGNGLASIATLSGQVINQVPFDKQQSNTITIPLSGIKEGMYILSLQLNGEYFHEKIVIE, via the coding sequence ATGAAAAAACAGTTACTGTTAATTATCCTTTTACTTATTTTCAATTTTTCCTATGGCCAGAGAGCGGCAATTCCGGATCTTATATTTAAAAATTACATTCAACAAAAATTTCCTCAATGCATAGAATCTGACTCACTGAAGATTACATGTGCTGACACAATTACCGGATACATTCGGTTAGACAGTCTTGGGATTGAAAGCCTTGAAGGAATTCAGTATATGCAAAGCATCTCTGGACTTTTATGCAGAAATAATAAGTTAAATGCCTTACCAGGATTACCTAAAAACCTTGTCGACCTTTATTGTGCTAACAATAATCTAACACAACTACCCGCTTTGCCAGAGAAGCTGGAGATTCTAGTTTGTGACAACAATCCATTGACATCCTTGCCGCAACTTCCGGCTCCTCTCTTTATTTTACACTGTGCAAATGCCAAGCTTTCGGCTCTTCCTCAATTACCTAAACTACAACATCTGCTGGTACCTAACAACTCAATTTCAACACTACCCACACTACCCACAAGTCTGACATTACTGGATATTTCAAACAACAATATTGATGCTATCGGTTATTTCCCAAGCAAACTTAAGGTGGTATCTGTTTCAAATAACAAATTGAAATGCTTGCCTAGAATGCCTGACTTGGTAAAACTATATTGCAAAGGCAATCCATTAACCTGCTTACCAAATATACCTACGACATTAAACGAATTTCAAAGTCCTACTGATGAGATCTGCGTAGCTGAAAACGTTAACGGATGCACTTCATATCCCCACATAAAGGGTATTGTTTTTATTGACAGGAACAATAATCTAATCAGGGATGAAAACGAACCCGGTGTAGCAAACGCAAAAGTCAGCGTAGATGATGGTTCAGTTGTAGTAGAAACAAACCATTTAGGCGAATATGCGGTTGTACTTGGAGCTGGAGTACATACCCTGGCGCTTAACCAGGATATTCTTTTTCACAATGACATACTTCATACTGTAACAGATCCTGATTCTATCTATGAGTTTCCTGTTCCCTATTTGGAGCCTGTCAATAATCTTAAAATTGCCATAACACCCATCTCCTTTGCAAGACCAGGATTTATCACAGGCTACAAAGTCATGCTTCAAAATTCAGGAAATAATTTTGTAAATAATGCGCAGCTTTCATTTAACTATCCTTCTCTTTTAGATTTCATAAAAACGGATGTACAATTTTCAAGTCACATCAGTAATGTTTTGACATGGAACCTTGGGAGCGCTTCTCCTGGAGAGAAAAAAGAAATAAGGGTATATTTTCAAGTACCTGCAGAAACTGATCTAATAGGCACCGAATACATCGTTTCTGCTGAAGGCAAAGGAAATTCGGAAGAAAACATCTTACTTTCTAATCAAGTAAGCTATACCTCTCTTATTACAGGATCATATGATCCGAATGATAAAACTGTTGCTCCGAAAGGACCGATAAGCGAAAATCAGGTTCTTCAAGGTCAGTTCCTAGATTATACAATCCGTTTCCAAAATACAGGAACAGATACAGCCTTTACAGTAATAGTCCGTGATACTCTTGAAGATAAGTTTGATCTATCTTCTATAGAGCTTATCAGTGCAAGTCATAACTATGAATTTCTTCAAAGAGGCAAAGCTCTGCGCTGGACTTTCACAGACATCAATCTTCCGGACAGTGTTAAGAATGAACCTGAAAGCCACGGATATGTAAGGTTCAGAGTAAAACTAAAAAACACTCTTGTTAATGGAAATGTAATCAGCAATTACGGTGCTATATATTTTGATTTCAATGATCCTATTATAACAGATACTGTGAGTACAGAAATTAACTCGGATGTTGTTGCTGGTTTAACACCAAACAAGCTGAAAAGACTTTCAGTATATCCTCAACCTGCTAAAGATATAGTCTTCATAAACGACAATTTCAACACAAGCGGAAATGGTTTGGCATCTATTGCAACATTATCCGGACAAGTTATAAATCAAGTTCCCTTTGACAAGCAGCAAAGTAATACAATTACAATTCCATTATCAGGAATCAAAGAAGGGATGTATATTCTGTCTTTACAATTAAATGGAGAATACTTCCATGAAAAAATAGTAATAGAATAA
- a CDS encoding immunity 22 family protein, whose protein sequence is MRKEVSDFWVGNFEREDAYFNFFGENPDFYQEENDIEEKYISKFAESQNENWIDHDFMESGFEDGNESFIERFKKYSYSDQWIAEVFDKAKETNLKKINTIVFITKGRIQKPTSILTPEYSLLYIGQIEYNI, encoded by the coding sequence ATGAGAAAAGAGGTTTCAGACTTTTGGGTTGGAAATTTTGAAAGAGAAGATGCATACTTTAACTTTTTTGGTGAAAATCCAGACTTCTATCAAGAAGAGAATGATATTGAAGAAAAGTACATTTCTAAATTTGCAGAAAGTCAGAATGAAAATTGGATTGATCACGACTTTATGGAAAGCGGATTTGAAGATGGGAATGAATCTTTTATTGAAAGGTTTAAAAAGTACTCATATTCTGATCAATGGATAGCAGAGGTATTTGATAAAGCTAAGGAAACAAATTTAAAGAAAATTAACACTATTGTATTCATTACCAAAGGTAGGATTCAAAAGCCTACATCTATATTAACACCAGAGTATTCATTGCTATATATCGGACAAATTGAATACAACATTTAA
- a CDS encoding T9SS type A sorting domain-containing protein: protein MNAKIYFKQLLVMVIVFVCSINVNAQKHGWHGFKNAISSVYPNPSTIGDTLVLKVHAAATDTFSVAIFNDADSINLKVNGGKTTLPLLNVGVYHYIVSDTDGKKVSLGSIIVKEPRVRTIVSPNPSTVGDTISIKVEAPASESFTLTIADTGDVVLHTLTVTGGTSLLPQLPVGYYTYSLVNVDGKTVSKGKINVKAPRVLSLVKYNPSTVGDTVSLLVFAGPTEIFTLTIADTGGVVINTLSVHGGANVLPVLPVGVYSYALEDAQGYIVSGGKIIVKAPKIKSFVHPYITHAGDTLSIKIIADATESFTLNIYTFSDSLVQTLTVNGGSNTLPTLASGFYYYELVSIEGYKVSTGKIAILPPKVHTVIAPNPSNAGEATIAVDAEITETFTLNIFDAATLVSTQTITGGITLLPATLDSGIHFYTVVNADGSIVSKGRIMIY from the coding sequence ATGAACGCAAAAATCTACTTTAAGCAATTGCTTGTGATGGTGATTGTATTCGTCTGCTCCATTAATGTCAATGCCCAGAAGCATGGATGGCATGGATTTAAGAATGCAATAAGCAGCGTATATCCCAACCCATCTACTATCGGAGATACATTAGTATTAAAAGTTCATGCAGCTGCAACTGATACATTTTCGGTTGCTATTTTTAATGATGCTGATAGTATTAACCTGAAGGTAAACGGAGGTAAGACTACTTTGCCTCTCCTTAACGTTGGAGTATATCATTATATAGTATCAGACACTGATGGCAAAAAAGTTTCATTGGGTTCTATTATAGTAAAAGAACCAAGAGTAAGAACTATTGTTTCCCCTAACCCTTCCACCGTTGGAGACACTATATCCATTAAGGTTGAAGCTCCTGCATCAGAGTCTTTCACTCTTACAATTGCAGATACAGGTGATGTTGTATTGCATACTTTAACAGTCACGGGCGGCACTTCCCTACTGCCTCAATTGCCGGTGGGCTATTATACATATTCCCTTGTGAATGTTGATGGAAAGACAGTATCAAAAGGTAAAATAAACGTAAAAGCTCCAAGAGTACTTTCACTCGTAAAATACAATCCTTCAACAGTTGGAGATACCGTCTCTCTCTTAGTATTTGCAGGACCGACCGAAATTTTTACATTAACTATTGCTGATACCGGAGGTGTTGTAATAAATACATTGAGTGTGCATGGCGGAGCAAACGTACTTCCTGTCCTTCCGGTAGGAGTTTATTCCTATGCACTGGAAGACGCGCAAGGCTATATTGTGTCTGGAGGCAAAATAATTGTCAAGGCACCTAAAATTAAAAGTTTTGTACACCCTTATATCACTCATGCAGGAGATACACTGTCAATCAAAATAATTGCGGATGCAACCGAATCATTCACATTAAATATTTATACATTCAGTGATAGCTTGGTTCAAACTTTAACTGTCAATGGAGGATCTAACACCTTACCAACTCTTGCGTCAGGATTTTATTATTATGAACTTGTAAGCATTGAAGGATATAAAGTATCCACAGGAAAAATTGCCATACTTCCTCCAAAGGTGCATACAGTCATAGCTCCAAATCCATCTAATGCAGGAGAAGCGACCATTGCTGTAGATGCTGAGATTACTGAAACCTTCACCTTAAATATTTTTGATGCAGCAACCCTGGTTTCTACACAAACTATTACAGGTGGAATTACTTTACTTCCTGCAACACTTGATTCCGGCATACATTTCTATACTGTAGTAAATGCTGACGGGTCCATTGTATCCAAAGGAAGAATTATGATTTATTAA